Proteins encoded in a region of the Rutidosis leptorrhynchoides isolate AG116_Rl617_1_P2 chromosome 9, CSIRO_AGI_Rlap_v1, whole genome shotgun sequence genome:
- the LOC139866527 gene encoding large ribosomal subunit protein eL36y-like: MAPKQPNTGLFVGLNKGHVVTKKELAPRPSDRKGKTSKRTHFVRNLIREVAGFAPYEKRITELLKVGKDKRALKVAKRKLGTHKRAKKKREEMSSVLRKMRAGGGAEKKK; this comes from the exons ATGGCTCCGAAGCAGCCTAATACAGGCCTTTTTGTTGGATTAAACAAAGGTCATGTTGTCACCAAGAAGGAGTTGGCTCCTCGCCCGTCTGATAGGAAAGGC AAAACAAGCAAAAGGACACATTTTGTGAGGAATTTGATTAGGGAAGTAGCTGGATTTGCACCATATGAGAAGAGgattactgaattgttgaaggttggTAAGGACAAGCGGGCTCTTAAGGTGGCTAAAAGAAAGTTGGGTACCCACAAAAGGGCAAAGAAGAAGAGAGAGGAAATGTCTAGTGTTCTTCGCAAGATGAG GGCTGGTGGAGGTGCTGAAAAGAAAAAGTGA